The Megalobrama amblycephala isolate DHTTF-2021 unplaced genomic scaffold, ASM1881202v1 scaffold611, whole genome shotgun sequence genome includes the window CGCAACTTGCGACATCTCACACACTGTCGTACAAAGGAGGCTACAGTCCTATTTACTCCTGTTATCCAAAATCCTCTTGATCTGATCTCATTTATAGTCAAGCCCTTTCCTTGATGCTCAGTTTTTTCATGACAATCAGCGATCAGAAGTTTTGTAAGATGGTGTTCCTTTGGAATTATCACTGGATGTTTAACTGAGTTAGAGAGAGAAGCATTGCAAAGTCTTCCTCCCACCTTGAGCAATCCGTCATGGTCGACAAAGGCGTCTAGATTGTATAGCCTGTTGCTGTGTGGGAGTTGCTTGCCCTTACGGAGTAAGGCTATTTCTTCTGCATACATCTGATTCTGTAAATCCTTAATGATAATGCACTTTGCATTCTCACGTTCTGCCACGGTACTGTGGTCACTTGATTTGTCCTTCCTGACTCTACGAATTAGACGTGCTACTGCCTGAATGACTTTGGACCATGAGGACAACTTTATGAGACGGTTGGATAAGCAGGAATACTGTACTGTTTGGGTGTTCAGTGACTGAGCCTTCTTGACCTCTGGATCTCCAATAGGAAGTTGTGTGTTCACATCCACAGGCGGAGGTATTTGCCTTTCCCACAAGACATTCGGTCCTCTGAACCAGCTGGAAGTAACCAGATCATTAACACTCATACCTCGTGATGCATAGTCGGCTGGATTTTCATCAGAGGAAATGTATCGCCACTGTTCAGGAGTTGTACTGCGATGAATTCTCTGAACTCGATTTGCAACGAACGTATGGAAGCGGCGAGCTTCGTTGTTTATGTAGCCTAACACCACTTGAGAGTCAGTCCAGAAATATGCCTCTGCATCTGCAAGGTTCATTTCTTCCTTAAGCATATCATTCACAGCAACTGACACAACCGCAGCAGTCAACTCTAACCGAGGGATTGTTGTGACCTTAAGTGGGGCTACTCTAGATTTTGCCATGAGCAAAGAACAATGGATGTCACCTTGTTCGTTCTCAAGCCTAAGGTATGAGCACTGGCCATATCCTCTCGTGCTAGCATCCGAGAAGTGATGAATCTCTCTTGTTGTGATTCTCCCAAACCCAGCAGGCACAATACAACGAGGCACCTCGATCTTATCTAAGTTAACAAGATCAGCCTTCCACTGCTCCCACCTTGGCTGCAAACCATCAGGTAAAGGATCATCCCAGCCCATGCCATTTCTGCACATTTCTTGAAGAACAGCCTTTCCTTTGAGCAAGAATGGCGCAAGAAACCCCAAGGGGTCGAATAACGAGGCCACTGTAGACAGTATGCCTCTACGGGTTGCTGGCTGGTCCTTTAGATTGACACGAAATCTGAAGTTATCCTGTTCCAGATGCCAGTAAATGCCCAAGGCTCTTTCCAAAGGCTGGTCAGTGAGGGAAAGATTGACAGCTGTAACATCTACAGCACACTCAGAGGGTGGCATGCTCTCCAAAACTGCCCTATCGTTAGACACAAACTTATGCAACCTTAAACCTCCTAGTGCACAAAGCTGGCGAGCTTCTTGAGCCAACTGGATGGCCTTCTCTGCACTTTCAGTGCTGGAGACTCCATCATCCATGTAGAAATCTCGCATAATGAATTGCGAACCAAGGGGGTACAGATGTTCACCTTCTCTCGCAAGATGTTTTAGTCCGTAGTTTGCGCACCCAGGGGACGACGAGGCACCAAACAGATGTACTCTCATACGGAATGTTTGAGGCTGTGAGTCGAAATCTCCATTTCTCCACCAAAGAAATCGTAAATAATCTCGATCTGCTTTGTCAACATGGAACTGGTGGAACATCCTCTCAATATCACACATTAAGGCCACTGGATACTGTCTAAACCGCAAAAGAATGCCAGTCAGGCTGTTCATCAGGTCAGGGCCTGTAAGAAGATGATCGTTCAAGCTGGTTCCCTTGTATCTGGCAGAGCAGTCGAAAACCACTCGCAGTTTACCTGGCTTCTTTGAGTGATATACTCCATGATGAGGGATGTACCATTTTTctcccttccttccttcatcAATGACTCTTTCAGCTTCACCGTTCCCTATTACTTCTTCCATGAACTTCACGTAATGCTCTCTGTACTCCTGGTCCTTCATTAATTTACTCTTTAGATGTTGAAGTCTTATGACAGCAAGAGGCTCATTATCTGGAAGACAGGGTCTTTTCTTGAATGGAAGGGGCATTTCCAAGTGGCTGTCCTTGTTCATTCTGATTTTTTCTTCCAGTTTATTCAAGAACATAATGTCCTCTTGAGACACCACTCTTGTGTTTTCTTCAGTACTCTTGAAATCTGACTCCAGCACTTTGATCACATCAGCTGGCGTTACAGAAGGAATTTCCTTAATTGATACTCTGTGACATATGCTTACACTTTGTGTCTCATGATGTGTCGAGGAAGGGCCCACAATGCTCCATCCGAGATCTGTGCGAACAGCATATGGCTCGTTGTCTGCTCCAAGAATCACTTCTCTGGGCGCTAAAGCTCTAGAACAATTATATCCTATTAATAGACCAACCTCACAATCTTGAAGTGGGGGAATTATGTCTGTTAAAGGAGCAAGATGTTTCCAACACCTGGCAGTCTCACTTGTAGGGATGTGTGCGCGGTCCACAGGGATACATTCCTTAGTGTATGCAGGGGGTAGCTCTAGAACTATTGGGGAATTGAAGCCTCTGACTCTAAGACCAGAAACTCGTTCACTAGATATCAATGAATCCTTCCCAATCATAGTAGTGAGCTTAAGTGTCACTGGGCATGAATCAACCTTTAGACCTTGACTTACTGCATATTCAATGAAGACAGTGTCACTTTGTGTGTCTAACAGAGCATAGACAAGTTTCTCAGAAACTGGGTCATTTTGTGAGGACAACCACACTGGCACGATCATTGAGGTGTTAACAGATGTGCATCCAGATTCTACACTTAAAGATGCTGTCACGACCCTCTCATGAGCATTCTCTGGGCTTTGAACAGAGGAGGACTTCACCTTTCTAATGAAGCTGTCATCATGTAAGCAGGTAGGATGTCTTCCCTTGCAGGTATCACAGCTATGTCTGGAACGACAGTCTCTGGCACTGTGACCGAGCTTTAAACATCCGTAGCACAGCTTAGTATCCTTTATAAACTTTCTCCGTTCTTCAAGAGACTTTGCAAAGAACTTAGAACAATTATGAATTTGATGTTCACTGCTTTGACAGAACAGACATGGTTTAGAGACTTTACTAGTGGGCTTCGGATTATCATGCTGTGTGACTAACTTTGTGTGGAAGACATTGGCTTTGTTCTTACCAACCTTGAGGTTATGTTTCTCCTTATTAGCTTCAGAAGCATGAAGAGCATAGAAGGAAGTGACTGGATTGCAGGCTACCTCGGCCTCAACTGACATGAAGTTAGCAAAATCGCAGAAAGTTGGGAAATCTTGAGTCTCACTCAGCATTTGCGTAGCTTGACGATTCCAACGGGCAGCCGCCCAGTCAGGAAGTTTGTTTACAAGTTTCCTATTTTCCTCGCAGTCATTCAGTATTTCCAGTCCCTTAACATGAGGTATAGCGTCTTTACATGCATTCAGGAAATCTGAGAAATTTCGGAGTCCTTCAGCGTCCTTGGGCTGGATTCTGGGCCAGTTTGCGAGCTTCTCTCTGAATGTTCTTTGTATAATGAATGGCTGTCCATAGCGATCTTGAAGTCTTTTCCATGCATCGGTGTAAGCTTCTTCATCGTTTCTGTA containing:
- the LOC125262128 gene encoding uncharacterized protein LOC125262128, whose product is MTDQESKLCTPVRETEVLKTAQNKDTDDEIEDESEVVKTDEVRRSVRERIPTERMLSYQKEESQKAERKLMQAYEKWKAEARKARGQLKTDISDTQLATLIDTLERERDGVMNAYMKVRSYVTPSTDTRRRIDACDAVTKDIVKIAYERISGVDGDFDGERVRERLRELLDRDYARSVYGSTVSRVSSKPSTPISQPSLNSILMAKRIEAAAELAAKEAEYATILEEKEQRERIQLLEERQRRELDAQKSEFERLQAVKEVRAARARLEVYDKEETIHSANHNDGLQRPVSIPTQEPVHSSSNKPTLNEKASSLPPNADVSYLVQAVQDSITLNRLPMPEPTVFSGDPIHFIEWKASFQSLIDKRHISSADKLYYLKKYVTGSARKTLEGIFYRNDEEAYTDAWKRLQDRYGQPFIIQRTFREKLANWPRIQPKDAEGLRNFSDFLNACKDAIPHVKGLEILNDCEENRKLVNKLPDWAAARWNRQATQMLSETQDFPTFCDFANFMSVEAEVACNPVTSFYALHASEANKEKHNLKVGKNKANVFHTKLVTQHDNPKPTSKVSKPCLFCQSSEHQIHNCSKFFAKSLEERRKFIKDTKLCYGCLKLGHSARDCRSRHSCDTCKGRHPTCLHDDSFIRKVKSSSVQSPENAHERVVTASLSVESGCTSVNTSMIVPVWLSSQNDPVSEKLVYALLDTQSDTVFIEYAVSQGLKVDSCPVTLKLTTMIGKDSLISSERVSGLRVRGFNSPIVLELPPAYTKECIPVDRAHIPTSETARCWKHLAPLTDIIPPLQDCEVGLLIGYNCSRALAPREVILGADNEPYAVRTDLGWSIVGPSSTHHETQSVSICHRVSIKEIPSVTPADVIKVLESDFKSTEENTRVVSQEDIMFLNKLEEKIRMNKDSHLEMPLPFKKRPCLPDNEPLAVIRLQHLKSKLMKDQEYREHYVKFMEEVIGNGEAERVIDEGRKGEKWYIPHHGVYHSKKPGKLRVVFDCSARYKGTSLNDHLLTGPDLMNSLTGILLRFRQYPVALMCDIERMFHQFHVDKADRDYLRFLWWRNGDFDSQPQTFRMRVHLFGASSSPGCANYGLKHLAREGEHLYPLGSQFIMRDFYMDDGVSSTESAEKAIQLAQEARQLCALGGLRLHKFVSNDRAVLESMPPSECAVDVTAVNLSLTDQPLERALGIYWHLEQDNFRFRVNLKDQPATRRGILSTVASLFDPLGFLAPFLLKGKAVLQEMCRNGMGWDDPLPDGLQPRWEQWKADLVNLDKIEVPRCIVPAGFGRITTREIHHFSDASTRGYGQCSYLRLENEQGDIHCSLLMAKSRVAPLKVTTIPRLELTAAVVSVAVNDMLKEEMNLADAEAYFWTDSQVVLGYINNEARRFHTFVANRVQRIHRSTTPEQWRYISSDENPADYASRGMSVNDLVTSSWFRGPNVLWERQIPPPVDVNTQLPIGDPEVKKAQSLNTQTVQYSCLSNRLIKLSSWSKVIQAVARLIRRVRKDKSSDHSTVAERENAKCIIIKDLQNQMYAEEIALLRKGKQLPHSNRLYNLDAFVDHDGLLKVGGRLCNASLSNSVKHPVIIPKEHHLTKLLIADCHEKTEHQGKGLTINEIRSRGFWITGVNRTVASFVRQCVRCRKLRRPTEEQKMANLPSERIDPSPPFTYCGMDVFGPFNTRQGRKSFKRYGLLFTCFCCRAIHIEMLDDMSTDTFINGLRCFIAIRGSVRQIRCDQGSNFIGAKNEFAKAMKEIDTNRLVTFLAEKQCDFVFNAPHSSHTGGVWERQIRTVRNVLHSILSLSSGRLDDSSLRTFFYEAMAIVNSRPLTVDNLNDPKSPEPLTPNHLLTLKTTQALPPPGKFVREDIYARKRWRHVQYLAEQFWGRWQKEYVSNIATRQCWLTPRRNMQVGDIVLEKADDLPRNEWRLAEVIETVVDKDGLVRRVKIRFGDRKLGKDGKRLHKPSIVERPVQKLVLLLEAA